One window of the Branchiostoma lanceolatum isolate klBraLanc5 chromosome 3, klBraLanc5.hap2, whole genome shotgun sequence genome contains the following:
- the LOC136430801 gene encoding mammalian ependymin-related protein 1-like produces the protein MYAVVLAVTAVVASAHVSAQPQPCCTPNQWEATMVEAQGYVQNVEPKTLIGTIEVSYDFDNKKMAFNQMLNNSGTPVLGKVIINYKEGKMYIISDGVCTELDAPTVDMPQQCIKADAVFERTMRLGGTDGLEVNSFGLWNVQGVAYGTAQMTSSDCLPVTEVLIAEQTGQVLGSVQAIIFDGVTTGIKDPSVFDPPSPPCNSIPGVQRQERRSVGTPFFQRTLGRFGIPDF, from the exons ATGTACGCCGTAGTGCTAGCCGTGACGGCCGTGGTGGCCTCGGCGCACGTGTCCGCCCAACCACAACCTTGCTGCACCCCCAACCAGTGGGAGGCCACAATGGTGGAG GCCCAGGGCTATGTGCAAAACGTGGAGCCCAAGACCCTCATCGGGACAATTGAGGTGTCGTACGACTTTGACAACAAGAAAATGGCCTTCAACCAGATGCTCAACAACTCCGGAACTCCAGTTCTGGGCAAAGTCATTATCAACTACAAGGAG GGGAAAATGTACATCATTTCGGACGGAGTGTGTACTGAACTGGACGCACCAACTGTTGACATGCCACAGCAGTGCATCAAGG CCGATGCGGTGTTTGAGAGAACCATGCGCCTTGGCGGGACGGACGGCCTGGAAGTCAACTCGTTCGGCCTGTGGAACGTCCAGGGAGTGGCGTACGGGACGGCccagatgacgtcatcagacTGTCTCCCTGTCACAGAGGTCCTCATTGCAGAACAGACAGGACAAG TACTTGGATCAGTGCAAGCCATCATATTCGACGGGGTGACCACGGGCATCAAGGACCCGAGTGTCTTCGATCCCCCCAGTCCTCCCTGCAACAGCATTCCAGGTGTACAG cgGCAGGAACGTCGAAGTGTCGGGACACCATTCTTCCAGAGGACCCTTGGGCGCTTCGGAATCCCTGATTTCTGA
- the LOC136430802 gene encoding homeodomain-only protein-like, protein MSSSSRNPTLITARLSPPGQMSRISDDQERILEYNFGHLTKTPDGITLEIIAAESGLSVEETAKWFQNRYALWRQKEGLPPNSGRVTD, encoded by the exons ATGTCGTCTTCATCGAGAAACCCCACGCTCATCACCGCCAGGCTCTCCCCGCCGGGACAAATGTCCCGAATCAGCGACGACCAGGAGAGGATCCTGGAGTACAACTTCGGCCACCTGACGAAGACTCCCGACGGAATCACGCTGGAGATCATCGCCGCGGAGTCGGGACTGTCCGTGGAGGAAACGGCG AAATGGTTCCAAAATCGGTATGCCTTGTGGAGACAGAAAGAAGGCCTTCCGCCCAACAGTGGAAGGGTAACCGACTAA